In Nocardia sp. NBC_00403, one DNA window encodes the following:
- a CDS encoding 2-oxo acid dehydrogenase subunit E2, with amino-acid sequence MAEFRMPSLGADMEEGTLLSWRVQPGDVVHKGDIVAEVDTAKAAIEVECFDEGTIGEILVAPGVTVPVGSVLATIEPNGCRMPPSVAPAGADPAQTSTAVSGPAKPSSAELDSVEPVSVSVESGLPGRKPPPEDHSASRSRPKTKRSRRSADKSTMTGTARTAGPGPPGADIRATPLVRRLAQEAGIDLAVVVGSGPGGRILRADVDSAVTVRADEIRSAAAEPEIANPEAATGAVRASGYARRLARELGVDVSAVSGTGPSGAVRAADVRAVRARPDAEGTAAEALEDRKPPPQDHPTTGESRQVASSRDRAAMRRSIAAMMTRSKQTIPHYYLSTTIDVGAASGWLREVNRVASVPDRIVMAALLLRAVAVAARRVPAVNGHWVEDAFHPADTVDLGVIVSLRRGGIIAPTIAHAEAASPRELMARLREVVDRARSGRLRSSETVAATITVTNLGELGVESVLGVIPPPQVAIVGFGAVAERPCAVNGLLGVRPQVTTTLAADHRASDGAVGARFLNTIAELLQHPEQL; translated from the coding sequence ATGGCTGAATTTCGGATGCCGTCGCTGGGCGCGGACATGGAAGAGGGAACACTGCTGTCCTGGCGGGTTCAGCCAGGGGACGTCGTGCATAAGGGTGACATTGTCGCCGAGGTCGACACCGCCAAGGCGGCAATAGAAGTCGAATGCTTCGATGAGGGCACCATCGGCGAGATCCTGGTTGCGCCGGGAGTAACGGTTCCGGTCGGCAGTGTGCTGGCCACGATCGAGCCGAACGGTTGCCGAATGCCCCCGAGTGTGGCACCAGCCGGGGCCGATCCGGCGCAAACCTCAACCGCGGTGTCCGGCCCTGCGAAACCGTCGTCGGCGGAGCTTGATTCGGTGGAGCCGGTCTCGGTCTCGGTCGAGAGCGGTCTGCCGGGGCGCAAGCCGCCGCCGGAAGATCATTCTGCGTCGCGGTCTCGACCCAAGACCAAGCGGTCGCGACGTTCGGCGGACAAGTCGACGATGACCGGGACTGCGCGCACTGCTGGGCCGGGGCCTCCGGGGGCCGATATTCGTGCGACACCGCTGGTACGGCGACTGGCGCAGGAAGCGGGCATCGATCTGGCCGTGGTAGTCGGTTCCGGACCGGGCGGGCGGATCCTCCGTGCCGATGTGGACAGTGCCGTCACTGTACGCGCCGATGAGATCCGCTCCGCCGCAGCGGAACCCGAGATAGCGAATCCGGAGGCCGCGACCGGCGCCGTGCGGGCTTCCGGGTATGCGCGGCGGTTGGCACGGGAGCTCGGTGTCGACGTGTCAGCCGTCAGCGGCACCGGTCCGAGCGGAGCTGTGCGCGCGGCAGATGTTCGTGCGGTGCGGGCGCGCCCCGATGCTGAGGGAACCGCTGCGGAAGCGCTCGAAGACCGAAAGCCTCCACCGCAAGACCACCCGACAACCGGCGAGTCGCGCCAGGTCGCGTCGTCGCGTGACCGGGCAGCGATGCGTCGGTCGATCGCGGCGATGATGACCCGATCCAAACAGACCATCCCACACTATTATCTGTCCACCACCATCGATGTCGGTGCCGCGAGCGGCTGGCTGCGCGAGGTAAACAGGGTGGCGTCAGTGCCGGACCGAATCGTCATGGCGGCCTTGTTGTTGCGCGCCGTCGCTGTGGCGGCCCGCAGAGTGCCCGCGGTAAACGGACACTGGGTCGAGGACGCCTTCCATCCTGCCGACACCGTCGACCTCGGGGTGATCGTCTCATTGCGCCGTGGCGGAATCATCGCACCGACTATCGCGCACGCCGAGGCGGCATCGCCGCGCGAGCTGATGGCACGGCTGCGCGAGGTGGTCGACCGCGCCCGGTCGGGCCGGCTGCGCTCCTCGGAAACCGTTGCTGCCACCATCACCGTGACCAACCTCGGTGAGCTGGGCGTGGAATCCGTGCTCGGTGTTATCCCGCCGCCGCAGGTGGCGATCGTCGGCTTCGGTGCGGTGGCCGAACGTCCGTGCGCGGTAAACGGATTGCTGGGTGTGCGGCCGCAGGTCACCACCACCTTGGCGGCCGACCACCGAGCCAGCGACGGCGCGGTCGGCGCGCGCTTCCTGAACACGATCGCCGAACTGCTCCAGCATCCTGAGCAGCTGTGA
- a CDS encoding acyl carrier protein, with protein MPGNLSRSEADSIVRSALRGFASDEDLAALTQDEPLRAALELDSLDFLTFVEKLTRATGVRIEEDDYPQLVSIHACVDFLATE; from the coding sequence ATGCCCGGCAATCTGTCCCGGAGCGAAGCGGACTCCATCGTCCGGTCCGCGCTGCGCGGTTTCGCCTCCGACGAGGACCTGGCGGCGTTGACACAAGACGAGCCGCTGCGAGCCGCGTTGGAACTCGACTCTCTCGATTTCTTGACGTTCGTCGAAAAACTCACCCGAGCCACTGGCGTCCGGATCGAGGAAGACGACTATCCGCAGCTGGTGTCGATACATGCCTGTGTGGACTTCCTTGCGACCGAATGA